The following proteins are encoded in a genomic region of Maribacter hydrothermalis:
- a CDS encoding sensor histidine kinase, which yields MKNHFFDSSIDMLCIANYDGYFVEINPAFINLLGYTKEELMSRKINDFVFDHDKDSTQKIRAGIHENKKLMSFQNRYVSKTGDIVWLSWSAVPVDEQKLVYAIARDITDEMNHTNQRILEFEKLKNVNEDLVRLNYTTTHDLRAPVNNLISLFELLDYSVINDQDTVQILRYMEVSAKNVKESLENYLILMENASKGLNTLTEVYFDTILTKIKSTLSSIIKGSSTQINSDFTRCKSVFFDNAYMESIFLNLITNSIKYTLPDEPPRMEIRTYIENGKKVLVFKDYGLGFDMKKNGDKIFGLNQRFNDSKEGKGVGLYLIKNQINSLGSTISVESQPNKGAIFKITFST from the coding sequence ATGAAAAACCATTTTTTTGATTCTTCAATAGATATGTTATGTATTGCGAACTACGATGGTTATTTCGTTGAAATAAATCCTGCTTTTATAAATTTATTGGGGTATACCAAAGAGGAATTGATGTCAAGGAAAATAAATGATTTTGTTTTTGATCATGACAAAGATTCAACTCAAAAAATTAGAGCTGGTATCCATGAAAATAAAAAATTAATGAGCTTTCAAAATAGGTATGTAAGCAAGACCGGAGATATAGTTTGGCTGTCTTGGAGTGCTGTTCCAGTGGATGAACAAAAATTAGTATATGCTATTGCTAGAGATATAACGGACGAAATGAATCATACTAATCAGCGTATACTTGAATTTGAAAAACTCAAAAATGTCAATGAAGACCTTGTTCGGCTAAACTATACTACGACACACGATTTAAGAGCGCCTGTAAATAATTTAATTTCTCTTTTTGAACTGTTAGATTATTCTGTGATTAATGATCAAGATACTGTGCAGATTTTACGATATATGGAGGTCTCTGCCAAAAATGTAAAAGAATCTTTAGAGAATTATTTGATTTTAATGGAGAATGCTAGTAAGGGTTTAAACACTCTTACTGAAGTATATTTCGATACTATTCTAACTAAAATAAAAAGTACCTTAAGTTCTATTATAAAGGGCTCTAGCACCCAAATTAATTCTGATTTTACTAGGTGTAAGAGTGTTTTCTTTGATAATGCCTACATGGAAAGTATCTTTTTAAACTTAATTACCAACTCCATAAAATATACATTACCAGATGAGCCTCCTAGAATGGAAATTAGAACTTATATAGAAAATGGTAAAAAGGTTTTGGTCTTTAAAGATTATGGACTAGGCTTTGATATGAAGAAAAACGGAGATAAGATTTTTGGATTAAATCAACGTTTCAATGATAGTAAAGAAGGTAAGGGGGTAGGGTTGTATTTAATTAAAAACCAAATAAATAGTTTAGGTAGTACAATATCGGTAGAAAGTCAACCAAATAAAGGTGCTATTTTTAAGATTACCTTTTCTACTTAA